Within the Dialister hominis genome, the region TTCCACAACAGAGGTTACAACGCCGCTTAAGACAGATCTCTGTGGAACTTGTTCTGCAAAAACAGCAGGACAAGCTGCGCCTGCGAAAATCAGCATAGAAAGGATTCCCGCCTTTTTATTTAATTTCATGATTGCTCACCCTTCTTATCAGAATGCTTTCATTATCAATTATATGTATTATTCTTTTTATTTTACCATCTTTTATCGTAAAAAACACATCATTTTAAAAACCGTGTGGTATTCAGTTTAACATAGTGTCAGGGTGTGTCAAGAGTTTTGTGTAAATCGATTCAATAAGCAACATCGTATTGCTGCATAAGCTGAGACATCCTGTCGTCCATGAGCAGCTGGTTCCGGACCATCGCCCAGCTTGCGACGTGACGACCTTTCCATTTTTTATAGAGCTCTTGGATGCGTAGGTAGAAAATCTTGAAGACTGCATCCTCGTTGGGGAAAGCGCCTTTCTTGGTCACCTTGCGGAAGCTAGAGTTGACGCTCTCGATGGCATTGGTCGTGTACATGATCTTGCGCACGGCACTGCCATAGTTATAGAGCTGCTCGACGTGTGAGAAATTGTTTTCCCATACGCTGACCGCGCCTGGATAAGCCTGCCAGTCGGTCTTGAACTTCTCGAATTCCTGACGGGCCTGCTTGACGTTGATGGCACCATAGATGAGCTTCAGCTGCTTCGTGAATGCACTCCACTGCTTGCGTGGGATGTAGCGGATGGAATTGCGGATGAGGTGTACGATGCAGCGCTGAACCGTGGCATGCGGGAATACAGCCTTGGCGCCTTCCTCCAATCCGCTCACGCCATCCATGGACAGGATGCCAAGATCCTTAACGCCGCGAGCCCGCAGCTCGTCGAAGATCTGCATCCAGTCATGCTTGCTCTCCGTCTCGTTGATCCAGAGGCCAAGGACATCCTTGCAGCCGTTGACGTCATAGGCAAGCATGACATAGACGGCCACCTGCTGGACGCCATACTCCGTGCGCAGCGATACGTAGATGCAGTCGACGAAAGCAAATGGATAGAACGACTGGAGCGGACGATTCCGCCATGCCTCGACCTCTTCCATGACGCAGCCTGTGATGGTGGAGATCTGTTCATGTGACATCTGGAAGCCGTAGATGTCTTCGATGGTTGCAGCGATGTCGCGTTGGCTCATGCCACGGGCATACATCGCCAGTACCTTGCCCTCGATGGACGAAACGTCGCGCTGGTGCTTC harbors:
- a CDS encoding IS256 family transposase, producing the protein MAKCKTPPTTPGEQIAQQILNNYDIKSAEDVQDVLKQIFGPIFESMLKGEMENHLGHKKHERSEDGDNVRNGYSSKTLKTSLGEVPIRVPRDRQSTFEPQIIKKHQRDVSSIEGKVLAMYARGMSQRDIAATIEDIYGFQMSHEQISTITGCVMEEVEAWRNRPLQSFYPFAFVDCIYVSLRTEYGVQQVAVYVMLAYDVNGCKDVLGLWINETESKHDWMQIFDELRARGVKDLGILSMDGVSGLEEGAKAVFPHATVQRCIVHLIRNSIRYIPRKQWSAFTKQLKLIYGAINVKQARQEFEKFKTDWQAYPGAVSVWENNFSHVEQLYNYGSAVRKIMYTTNAIESVNSSFRKVTKKGAFPNEDAVFKIFYLRIQELYKKWKGRHVASWAMVRNQLLMDDRMSQLMQQYDVAY